From Ruminococcus sp. HUN007, a single genomic window includes:
- a CDS encoding ABC transporter ATP-binding protein, which yields MSDSKKVVVDLQGIIKRFYIGQPNELQILNGMDIKVHEGEFVAIVGESGSGKSTLMNIIGALDRPTEGSYFFNGEDISKLSDKKLSNIRNRQIGFVFQNFNLIPRTSALKNVEIPMMYAGKGRRERTNRAKELLEIVGMAERYDHNPNELSGGQKQRVAIARAMANDPALILADEPTGALDTKTGRIVMDIFHKLHKSGKTIILITHSPELAKETERIITISDGSVVSDTGTKVQDAGGEENAAV from the coding sequence ATGAGTGATAGTAAAAAAGTAGTCGTTGATCTTCAGGGAATAATCAAAAGATTCTACATTGGTCAGCCGAACGAACTTCAGATCCTGAACGGTATGGATATTAAAGTTCACGAAGGTGAATTTGTTGCCATTGTAGGCGAATCCGGTTCCGGTAAAAGTACACTTATGAACATAATAGGTGCACTTGACAGACCGACAGAGGGTTCCTATTTCTTCAACGGTGAAGACATAAGCAAACTTTCCGATAAGAAACTCAGTAATATAAGAAACAGGCAGATAGGTTTCGTTTTTCAGAACTTCAATCTTATTCCGAGAACCTCAGCTCTCAAGAACGTTGAGATCCCGATGATGTACGCCGGAAAGGGAAGAAGGGAAAGAACAAACCGCGCCAAGGAACTTCTTGAGATCGTCGGAATGGCAGAACGTTATGACCATAATCCTAACGAACTTTCAGGCGGACAGAAGCAGAGAGTTGCTATTGCAAGAGCGATGGCCAACGATCCTGCGCTTATCCTTGCCGATGAACCAACCGGTGCTCTTGATACTAAAACAGGCCGTATAGTTATGGATATTTTCCATAAGCTTCATAAATCAGGAAAGACGATAATCCTCATCACACACAGTCCTGAACTTGCTAAGGAAACAGAGAGAATAATTACTATCTCCGACGGCTCTGTAGTTTCTGATACCGGAACAAAGGTACAGGATGCCGGAGGTGAAGAAAATGCTGCTGTTTGA
- a CDS encoding efflux RND transporter periplasmic adaptor subunit yields MNRKMLRVTALLCSVCLLSAGCGKKSDSSSLKKVNVAELSEKDLSETLELGGTVESTEKDSTVMTDLTNLKVTKLYVSVGDSVKAGDILCELDSSEIEKNIANLEKNISDSSTLYDYKYQQLQKELENTRKSGQLDIDEANKKLEDARNSYNSEQNSYNENRARYESLTNEANDLQNQALNAGDEVQAKVLMEQYKLKMGEVAAAMSAYETANSKMQSLKETIAMYEKAVESAKISAKSQADSAQYNIDTYSLTNSSDTDNKNRLEELKKDLEKTKVRATGAGVIATIPAEEGKVCRDGILMTLQNASNVCVHVSIDEKDLLSVKSGMKAVVTIPARKDDEYSGVVDRVLDIKSANGFDGYINIDDPTNFRIGMKATVVITTLDAENTLAVTKKSVFSDRKDDDSENEDDKKFYVYEAEKQSDNTYKLRKVEVTKGNENNTYVEISGEGLEKGDYIVSMPGRCKEDDIVDVKVTGKNRNDTDEEKGENDDE; encoded by the coding sequence ATGAACAGAAAAATGCTGAGAGTAACTGCACTTCTTTGCTCGGTATGCCTTCTTTCTGCCGGATGCGGAAAGAAATCAGACAGCAGCTCATTGAAAAAGGTAAATGTTGCGGAACTGAGCGAAAAGGATCTTAGTGAAACGCTTGAACTCGGAGGTACTGTTGAAAGTACAGAGAAAGATTCAACAGTTATGACTGATCTTACAAATCTTAAGGTCACAAAATTATATGTGAGCGTAGGCGATTCAGTTAAAGCAGGCGACATTCTTTGTGAACTTGATTCTTCTGAGATTGAAAAGAATATCGCTAATCTTGAGAAGAATATAAGCGACTCAAGTACACTTTACGATTACAAATATCAGCAACTTCAGAAAGAACTTGAAAACACAAGAAAATCAGGTCAGCTTGATATTGATGAAGCGAATAAAAAGCTTGAAGATGCAAGAAACAGTTATAATTCAGAACAGAATTCCTATAACGAGAACCGTGCCAGATATGAAAGTCTGACAAACGAGGCAAACGATCTTCAGAATCAGGCTCTGAATGCAGGTGATGAAGTACAGGCCAAGGTGCTTATGGAGCAGTACAAGCTGAAAATGGGTGAAGTAGCTGCCGCAATGAGTGCTTATGAAACCGCAAATTCCAAGATGCAGAGCCTTAAGGAAACTATTGCGATGTATGAAAAGGCTGTTGAATCAGCAAAGATCTCAGCCAAAAGCCAGGCAGATTCAGCACAGTATAATATAGATACATATTCTCTTACAAACAGTTCTGATACAGACAACAAAAACAGACTTGAAGAGCTTAAGAAAGATCTTGAAAAAACAAAAGTCAGGGCAACGGGCGCAGGAGTTATAGCAACTATTCCTGCTGAAGAAGGCAAGGTATGCCGTGACGGTATTCTTATGACTCTTCAGAATGCATCGAATGTATGTGTTCATGTATCAATAGATGAAAAGGATCTTCTCAGCGTAAAGTCCGGAATGAAAGCTGTTGTTACTATACCTGCAAGAAAAGATGACGAATACTCAGGTGTAGTTGACAGAGTACTTGACATCAAGTCAGCAAACGGATTTGACGGTTATATAAATATAGATGATCCTACAAATTTCCGTATAGGTATGAAAGCTACAGTTGTTATTACAACACTCGATGCGGAGAATACTCTTGCCGTAACTAAAAAGTCCGTTTTCAGTGACAGGAAAGATGATGACAGTGAAAACGAAGATGATAAAAAGTTTTATGTATATGAAGCTGAAAAGCAGTCAGATAATACATACAAGCTCAGAAAAGTTGAAGTAACAAAGGGCAATGAAAACAACACTTATGTTGAAATATCAGGTGAAGGCCTTGAAAAAGGTGACTACATAGTATCTATGCCGGGCAGATGCAAGGAAGATGACATCGTAGACGTAAAGGTAACCGGAAAAAACAGAAATGATACTGATGAAGAAAAGGGAGAAAACGACGATGAGTGA
- a CDS encoding heavy metal translocating P-type ATPase has translation MNEITLKVYNIKNLDCAHCASKIEAAINEMEEVEEAILVFTSKKFRIKARHTEELFNKISSKCDAIEPGVELIEEGSGTSHRTRRNHSHVEEHHHHERDEEGCCCHDHDHEHEHEHHHHDHEEDHCCCHDHDHEHEHEHEHHHHDHEEDHCCCGHEHEHEHEHEHHHHDHEEDHCCCGHEHEHEHEHEHHHEEKAASEHSHDHVHSHEHGESEKSELPVIIAGAVLLVAAKIAEFFVENEWLNALMYVVPYLILGWEILSDAFKGILRGRVFNEKFLMSIATIAAFVLKEYPEAVGVMLFFRIGEYFEDRAVEKSRKSVMDAIDMRPETVNLVEGNEVTVIPAEEAEPDDIILVRAGDRIPLDGVVVEGKSEIDTSSITGEHLPVAVKEHESVLSGCVNLSGVLKIRVTKYLSESMVSRIVDSVENAAAGKPKIDRFITRFANVYTPVVVAAAALTAVVPSLITGDWRKWIYTAVTFLVISCPCAIVLSVPLTYFAGIGAGSKKGILFKSGSSIEAVSAVKAVVMDKTGTITSGIFSVDSTETYSDTDENELCRICASCEAVSTHPVAQCIVRKSEELDLKLSDAEDITEYAGMGMEAVIDGKRVICGNAELMKNRNIDISSYTAGEACTDVLCAVDGVLAGCFRISDTLKGESVGAIESIRSRGIKTVMLTGDSEASAAKTARETNIDRYFAKLLPEEKLEKMKDIRSEYGAVMFVGDGINDAPVLAGADVSAAMGSGADAAIEAADIVIMNSEMDAVPKALKISSDTNHIAKQNIIFALAFKLAVMILGIAGFANMWFAVFADSGVAMLCVLNSVRILRKKILIFSKPPNQYIPKTQGSF, from the coding sequence ATGAACGAAATTACTCTTAAAGTTTATAACATCAAAAACCTCGACTGTGCTCACTGCGCTTCAAAAATCGAAGCTGCCATTAATGAAATGGAAGAAGTGGAAGAGGCAATACTCGTTTTCACTTCGAAAAAATTCAGGATAAAAGCGAGGCATACAGAAGAACTTTTTAATAAAATAAGCAGTAAATGTGATGCGATCGAACCCGGTGTGGAACTAATTGAGGAAGGCAGCGGAACATCTCACCGTACCCGCAGAAATCATTCCCACGTGGAAGAACATCATCACCATGAACGTGATGAAGAAGGCTGCTGCTGCCATGATCATGACCACGAACATGAACACGAACATCATCACCACGATCACGAAGAGGATCACTGCTGCTGTCACGACCATGACCACGAACATGAGCATGAACACGAGCATCATCACCACGATCACGAAGAGGATCACTGCTGCTGCGGACATGAGCACGAACATGAGCATGAACACGAGCACCATCACCACGATCATGAAGAAGATCACTGCTGCTGCGGACATGAGCACGAACATGAGCATGAACATGAGCATCATCATGAAGAAAAGGCTGCATCTGAACACAGTCATGACCACGTTCATTCTCACGAACACGGCGAAAGCGAAAAATCAGAGCTGCCTGTTATAATTGCAGGTGCTGTGCTTCTGGTGGCTGCTAAAATTGCTGAATTCTTTGTGGAAAATGAATGGCTGAATGCTTTAATGTACGTTGTACCGTATCTTATCCTCGGCTGGGAGATCCTTTCCGATGCTTTTAAGGGAATATTACGCGGAAGAGTCTTCAACGAGAAGTTTCTTATGTCCATTGCTACAATAGCGGCTTTTGTTCTGAAGGAATATCCTGAAGCTGTCGGTGTTATGCTCTTCTTCCGCATAGGCGAATACTTTGAGGACAGGGCGGTTGAAAAAAGCAGAAAATCAGTTATGGATGCCATCGACATGCGTCCTGAAACAGTAAACCTTGTTGAAGGAAATGAGGTTACCGTTATTCCTGCTGAGGAAGCAGAACCGGATGACATCATTCTTGTAAGAGCCGGCGACAGAATACCTCTCGACGGAGTAGTAGTTGAAGGGAAAAGTGAGATTGATACATCTTCAATAACCGGTGAGCATCTGCCGGTTGCTGTAAAGGAACATGAAAGTGTTCTTTCCGGATGCGTAAACTTAAGCGGCGTTCTGAAGATAAGAGTAACAAAGTATCTTTCGGAGTCAATGGTCAGCAGGATCGTTGACAGCGTCGAAAATGCAGCAGCCGGCAAACCTAAGATAGACCGTTTTATTACTAGATTTGCAAATGTATATACACCTGTTGTAGTTGCTGCAGCTGCACTTACTGCAGTTGTCCCTTCACTGATAACCGGAGACTGGCGCAAATGGATCTACACTGCAGTTACCTTTCTTGTAATCAGCTGTCCGTGTGCGATCGTTCTCAGTGTACCTCTTACATACTTTGCAGGTATCGGAGCCGGTTCGAAGAAGGGGATACTTTTCAAGAGCGGTTCATCGATCGAAGCAGTATCTGCTGTTAAAGCTGTTGTAATGGACAAGACCGGCACAATAACCAGCGGTATATTCAGCGTTGACAGTACTGAGACCTATTCAGATACAGATGAAAATGAACTCTGCCGCATTTGTGCGTCGTGCGAAGCTGTATCAACACATCCGGTAGCACAGTGCATAGTAAGAAAGTCAGAGGAACTTGACCTTAAGCTTTCCGATGCTGAAGATATTACTGAATATGCCGGAATGGGCATGGAAGCGGTGATCGACGGAAAAAGAGTTATCTGCGGAAATGCTGAACTTATGAAAAACAGAAATATTGACATTTCATCGTATACAGCAGGTGAAGCGTGTACTGATGTCCTCTGTGCTGTGGACGGTGTGCTTGCCGGATGCTTCAGAATAAGCGATACACTGAAAGGCGAGAGCGTCGGGGCAATCGAGAGCATCAGATCCAGAGGCATTAAAACTGTAATGCTCACAGGTGACTCGGAAGCCAGCGCTGCAAAAACAGCTCGCGAGACAAATATCGACCGTTACTTTGCTAAGCTTCTTCCTGAGGAAAAGCTTGAAAAAATGAAAGATATCCGCAGTGAATACGGAGCAGTAATGTTTGTCGGTGACGGTATAAACGATGCACCGGTACTTGCCGGAGCTGACGTAAGTGCGGCGATGGGAAGCGGTGCTGACGCTGCGATCGAAGCTGCCGATATAGTTATAATGAATTCAGAAATGGATGCCGTTCCGAAAGCACTTAAGATCTCTTCGGACACAAATCATATTGCAAAGCAGAACATCATTTTTGCTCTTGCGTTCAAGCTTGCCGTAATGATACTGGGTATTGCAGGGTTCGCAAACATGTGGTTTGCAGTATTTGCTGATTCAGGTGTAGCAATGCTCTGTGTGCT
- a CDS encoding C39 family peptidase, giving the protein MNKKISKIIPAALIAAPLLMNNPWPDELNAASNTSIAGLKNYIFGNILQHANYDAALDTNSDNCLDVFDIIRFKQEQYSIGTCGLDNKPAVTTGTSAVTSGPAETGSTEVTTTNGNVITETSAVTEITTGAASSGQVSESITFSETTAFVSLPASTEVQVTEALTTTVTETQAGVTTAPVSSETTAASGTTAAAVTSEVTTSVPVTSSVTTTTAPVTTAVTTTTSAPAATTVTTTTSAPVTTTVTTTTAAPVTTAVTTTTPAPVTKLPEKKIISSVKSMLQSPELPTGCEATGLTIAVRWYGYDVSKTDIAMKYMPRQDFHYSGGKLIGADFITTFAGDPSRNDLSYGCYIPCMVKTVDNYFQAVGSSYRGKDISGKELEDLFPYIANNIPVVVISTPELVNPRTGDSWYTADGRYVTWQRGHHCTVLIGYDKTRSKVYCADPMMLKGVVEWDIAQFKNIYNQKGKHAMIIDTGSVTPPKKALKEGDQVRFAGWLNTSSDGKGTDKYIDSGVYTITKILDPSLERPVNIGNSGWASYDAIYENQPYFGNGTPSAPTTPENPATPSPSSNAVTALTNGQVYNIVNCMSRKYLNVDYGKDADGTNIYQWTSDGSTEQKFKAVSASDAWKLLAMCSSSGGNRMVTAVKPDNGENVYLFKPTNDVTQLWTLTKIKDGVFAIGLKAYPGYVLTVPDYNNGSASGTSKSSGGNVFISKYTGAENQLWYFEKK; this is encoded by the coding sequence ATGAATAAAAAAATCAGCAAGATCATACCTGCTGCTCTTATTGCTGCTCCCCTGCTCATGAACAATCCATGGCCGGATGAATTAAACGCAGCAAGCAATACTTCAATTGCAGGTCTGAAAAACTACATATTCGGAAATATTCTGCAGCATGCAAATTACGATGCTGCACTTGACACAAACAGCGACAACTGTCTTGATGTCTTTGATATCATCAGATTCAAGCAGGAACAGTACAGCATCGGTACCTGCGGACTTGACAACAAACCTGCAGTAACCACAGGCACATCTGCTGTAACTTCCGGACCGGCGGAAACCGGAAGCACTGAAGTTACTACGACAAATGGAAATGTTATAACCGAAACATCTGCTGTAACAGAAATCACAACTGGAGCCGCTTCTTCAGGACAGGTTTCTGAAAGCATCACATTCTCAGAAACAACTGCATTTGTTTCTTTACCTGCATCTACTGAAGTACAGGTAACTGAAGCACTTACAACCACAGTTACGGAAACACAGGCCGGTGTTACAACTGCTCCGGTTTCTTCGGAAACAACAGCCGCATCAGGAACCACCGCTGCAGCCGTAACTTCAGAAGTGACAACTTCTGTTCCGGTAACATCTTCTGTGACTACAACGACTGCACCTGTTACAACTGCTGTGACAACTACTACATCTGCTCCGGCAGCCACAACTGTGACGACTACTACATCTGCTCCGGTAACTACAACAGTAACGACTACAACTGCGGCTCCTGTTACCACAGCAGTAACGACCACGACTCCGGCACCGGTAACAAAACTTCCGGAAAAGAAAATAATTTCGAGCGTAAAGAGCATGCTTCAGAGTCCGGAACTCCCGACAGGATGTGAAGCGACCGGTCTTACTATAGCAGTAAGATGGTACGGTTACGATGTAAGCAAGACTGATATAGCTATGAAATACATGCCGCGTCAGGATTTCCACTACTCAGGCGGAAAACTCATCGGTGCTGACTTTATTACAACATTCGCCGGAGATCCTTCAAGAAACGATCTTTCTTACGGATGCTACATTCCTTGTATGGTCAAGACAGTGGATAATTACTTCCAGGCTGTCGGAAGCAGCTACCGCGGCAAAGATATTTCCGGCAAGGAACTCGAAGACCTCTTCCCTTATATAGCAAACAATATTCCGGTCGTGGTTATTTCCACTCCTGAACTTGTAAACCCGAGAACGGGCGATTCATGGTATACTGCAGACGGCCGTTATGTCACATGGCAGCGTGGTCACCACTGCACAGTTCTTATCGGATACGACAAAACAAGATCAAAGGTTTACTGTGCAGACCCTATGATGCTCAAGGGTGTTGTTGAATGGGATATTGCTCAGTTCAAGAACATTTACAACCAGAAGGGCAAGCACGCTATGATAATCGACACCGGATCAGTTACACCTCCGAAAAAAGCTCTTAAGGAAGGCGATCAGGTAAGATTTGCAGGATGGCTCAACACAAGCAGCGACGGAAAAGGTACTGACAAATACATCGATTCCGGTGTATATACTATCACGAAGATACTTGATCCTTCACTTGAAAGACCTGTAAACATCGGAAACTCCGGATGGGCAAGCTACGATGCGATCTATGAAAATCAGCCATATTTCGGAAACGGAACACCTTCTGCTCCGACAACACCTGAAAACCCGGCAACACCTTCACCTTCATCAAATGCCGTAACTGCACTGACAAACGGTCAGGTCTACAACATAGTAAACTGCATGAGCCGTAAATACTTAAACGTAGACTACGGAAAAGATGCTGACGGCACAAACATTTACCAGTGGACAAGCGACGGAAGCACCGAACAGAAGTTCAAGGCTGTTTCAGCTTCTGATGCATGGAAACTCCTTGCTATGTGCAGTTCATCCGGCGGAAACCGTATGGTAACTGCAGTCAAGCCTGATAACGGAGAAAACGTATATCTCTTCAAACCGACAAATGATGTAACGCAGCTGTGGACACTGACAAAGATAAAGGACGGCGTTTTTGCAATCGGACTCAAAGCATATCCGGGATACGTACTTACAGTACCTGACTACAATAACGGTTCAGCTTCAGGTACTTCAAAATCATCAGGCGGCAACGTATTCATAAGCAAATACACCGGTGCTGAAAACCAGCTCTGGTATTTTGAAAAGAAATAA
- a CDS encoding ABC transporter permease produces MSITEYILSAFRCLTASKMRTFLTTLGIVVGISSVILINTIGSTISKTMSTALGDLVQGNQFAIMLFDMQKFANEGDMSGTEMTEDMIRQFEDAFDGRVKRVTASMVGHSTLNANGEESSKIIVYSVSPNTITSLGVDIIDGRFITEEDIDNCSASVVITEKTAEKLFGKDASAVGRQVNVSQSTPSPELGRATLNATVVGVTKDKIDINALGLGGSDNSPQMAIFPYSYIDRVMGSKVKNSNSIQFIAPDDISPKELKEVATELYTPYLAEGEMVYTESSTEEIEMVDTIINVLTLIIAAIAAVSLIVGGIGVMNIMLVSVNERTMEIGVRKAMGADNKSIRLQFITESIVISLIGSVIGIVLGLIEAKLMAMLAIKFTANLNLPISIDLTVPLGAIIGSVVFSFVVGLVFGVYPADKAAKMEVVDALRYE; encoded by the coding sequence ATGAGTATTACAGAATATATTCTTTCGGCTTTTCGCTGTCTGACAGCCAGTAAGATGAGAACCTTCCTTACTACTCTTGGTATAGTCGTTGGTATTAGTTCAGTTATTCTTATCAATACCATAGGAAGTACTATCAGCAAAACTATGAGTACAGCACTTGGCGATCTTGTACAGGGAAATCAGTTTGCTATAATGCTTTTTGATATGCAGAAATTTGCTAATGAAGGCGATATGTCCGGAACTGAGATGACCGAAGACATGATCAGACAGTTTGAAGATGCGTTTGACGGCCGCGTAAAAAGAGTAACGGCTTCTATGGTAGGACACAGCACTCTGAATGCGAACGGCGAAGAAAGTTCAAAGATCATTGTTTACAGTGTTTCACCTAACACTATAACATCACTGGGCGTCGATATAATAGACGGTCGGTTTATTACTGAGGAAGATATTGATAACTGCTCAGCTTCTGTTGTTATAACAGAAAAAACAGCTGAGAAACTCTTTGGTAAAGATGCAAGTGCTGTCGGCAGACAGGTAAATGTCAGTCAGTCGACTCCTTCTCCTGAGCTTGGAAGGGCCACTCTTAACGCAACAGTAGTAGGCGTTACTAAAGATAAGATCGATATAAACGCTTTAGGATTAGGCGGATCAGATAACTCACCGCAGATGGCTATTTTCCCTTATTCGTATATTGACAGGGTAATGGGCTCAAAGGTGAAAAATTCCAACAGTATTCAGTTTATAGCACCTGACGATATATCTCCTAAAGAGCTTAAAGAAGTTGCTACTGAGCTCTATACTCCTTACCTTGCTGAAGGTGAGATGGTATACACTGAATCTTCTACTGAAGAAATTGAAATGGTCGATACAATTATCAATGTACTTACTCTTATAATTGCCGCAATCGCTGCAGTTTCTCTGATTGTCGGCGGTATCGGCGTTATGAACATCATGCTCGTAAGTGTAAATGAAAGAACGATGGAGATAGGTGTTCGTAAGGCCATGGGTGCTGATAATAAGTCGATCAGATTACAGTTTATTACTGAATCTATTGTAATATCACTTATCGGTTCTGTTATTGGTATTGTTTTAGGGCTTATCGAGGCAAAGCTTATGGCAATGCTTGCTATAAAGTTTACTGCTAACCTTAATCTTCCGATCAGCATCGATCTTACTGTACCTTTGGGAGCAATCATCGGCTCAGTTGTTTTCTCATTTGTTGTAGGACTTGTATTCGGCGTTTATCCGGCTGACAAGGCTGCAAAGATGGAAGTCGTTGACGCACTGCGTTACGAATAA
- a CDS encoding HlyD family efflux transporter periplasmic adaptor subunit, which translates to MKEKSIRNKKKTRKIIRNVIFWLLIAGFLAWFAALKLDLNSDPNTYDYVIPFESRDLNEYRSATGKVVMNDIETVSTNVTQKIKKVYFKLGDEVKEGDVLCEFDGEGIDEEIARIEKYISDKKSADALDNNEEAGTAEYQRKQAALQVESAQLAVNSARKMYDDTYNKYSEYFDKCYSTSNPEEAAMYEEMYNQYLSQLDGINDQIRAAEKTLSQARDAQRKVIDTLSSNDYIKSITDADAIIRDYEDQLQKLKDEKDHLIVKAPKSGIIADCFASEGGYAFDGGLFRIGTLGNYKVEAYVDSKDVLDIKPGQEAGFRTTLTGAEEIPAKVLKVSDIYSNTGDGYAVELEITDKSVMDKLRHNVATAAKIYLVNEGSRPSVQYDAIGEDENGNNYVYRAVKKGDEYVAEKVNIEKGYESSFYVEVKSDSLNEGDLIVGNVTTHNEGDRIKVKGMEG; encoded by the coding sequence ATGAAAGAAAAATCCATCAGAAATAAAAAGAAAACCAGAAAAATCATCAGAAATGTGATTTTCTGGCTTCTGATAGCAGGTTTTCTGGCATGGTTCGCTGCATTGAAGCTTGATCTTAACAGCGATCCTAATACTTATGATTATGTTATCCCATTTGAAAGCAGGGATCTTAATGAGTACAGATCTGCTACAGGTAAAGTGGTAATGAATGACATTGAAACTGTGTCAACTAATGTTACCCAGAAGATAAAAAAAGTTTATTTCAAACTCGGCGATGAAGTTAAGGAAGGCGATGTTCTCTGCGAATTTGACGGTGAGGGTATCGACGAAGAAATTGCACGTATCGAGAAATATATAAGCGATAAAAAGTCAGCAGATGCACTTGACAATAACGAAGAGGCTGGTACTGCTGAATATCAGAGAAAACAGGCAGCACTTCAGGTGGAAAGTGCACAGCTTGCAGTAAATTCAGCAAGAAAGATGTACGATGACACCTATAACAAGTATTCTGAATACTTTGATAAATGTTACTCAACATCAAATCCTGAAGAAGCGGCTATGTACGAGGAGATGTACAATCAGTATCTGTCGCAGCTTGATGGCATCAATGATCAGATAAGAGCAGCAGAAAAGACTCTTTCCCAGGCCAGGGATGCTCAGAGAAAAGTTATCGATACTCTCAGCAGTAATGATTACATCAAGTCTATCACTGATGCTGACGCTATAATCCGTGACTATGAAGATCAGCTTCAGAAACTTAAGGATGAGAAAGATCATCTTATAGTTAAAGCGCCTAAGTCCGGAATAATCGCTGACTGCTTTGCTTCAGAAGGCGGATATGCTTTTGACGGTGGTCTCTTCAGAATAGGAACTCTCGGAAATTATAAAGTTGAAGCCTATGTTGACAGTAAAGATGTACTTGATATTAAGCCAGGTCAGGAAGCAGGCTTCAGGACAACTCTTACCGGTGCGGAAGAGATCCCGGCCAAGGTATTAAAGGTATCAGACATTTACAGCAATACAGGCGATGGATATGCTGTAGAGCTTGAAATTACAGATAAATCAGTTATGGATAAGCTTAGACATAATGTTGCGACGGCTGCAAAGATTTATCTTGTAAACGAGGGATCACGTCCGTCGGTTCAGTACGATGCAATTGGTGAGGACGAAAACGGAAACAACTATGTTTACCGTGCTGTAAAAAAAGGCGATGAGTACGTTGCTGAAAAAGTGAATATAGAAAAAGGCTATGAATCTTCGTTTTATGTTGAAGTTAAGTCTGACAGTCTTAATGAAGGTGACCTTATTGTTGGTAATGTTACAACGCATAATGAAGGTGACAGGATCAAGGTGAAGGGAATGGAAGGTTGA
- a CDS encoding ABC transporter permease — protein sequence MLLFENIRQAYNSLVLNKKRTFLTMIGIIIGLSSVLSIVSIGDTVSKIIEDYMVQMFTGGNTIYLVSGWDINDQNSNSDIDYNKYPFDLDEIYDFINSTDGVIIDFDNGTYADAAATIMLDNKHKANVDVKGVTSSYALTQKLRITNGRFINLEECRYRKPVCVITDFAAKSLFGSCNDAIGKTLDFEAVFSETYYDEEGNEQLYTYKATMSLTVVGVYEYVASKGTPDITTENTVTDLLCPSQTFNAVIGEDDDKTAVMRFVVKDKASTEKAKALIESFALDKYGSDPDYNYSVLDILDQLSSITNIISVITGSFVVIAAISLLVGGIGLMNTMLVSVTERTKEIGIKKALGARNSSIRTQFLFESAMICLIACAVGVFFGMFFGMILESNLDKLYDLIPNESFKYFLKNAEVHVTPSVNAIVISTLFSLAVGIIFGLYPANKGARMQPVDALRYE from the coding sequence ATGCTGCTGTTTGAAAACATTCGTCAGGCATATAATTCACTTGTCCTTAATAAAAAAAGAACATTTCTTACGATGATCGGTATTATTATCGGTCTGAGCTCTGTCCTTTCCATTGTATCTATCGGTGATACGGTCAGCAAGATAATTGAAGATTACATGGTTCAGATGTTTACGGGCGGAAATACGATTTATCTTGTTTCAGGATGGGATATTAATGACCAGAATTCGAACAGTGATATCGATTATAATAAATACCCGTTTGACTTAGATGAAATTTATGATTTCATTAATTCGACAGATGGCGTTATAATTGATTTTGATAATGGTACGTATGCTGATGCTGCGGCGACGATCATGCTGGATAATAAACATAAAGCAAATGTTGATGTGAAGGGCGTTACTTCGTCTTATGCTCTGACTCAGAAACTCAGGATAACTAACGGCAGATTTATAAATCTTGAGGAATGCCGTTACAGAAAGCCGGTATGCGTTATTACAGATTTTGCGGCAAAATCACTTTTTGGTTCATGCAATGATGCAATTGGTAAAACTCTTGATTTTGAAGCTGTTTTTTCTGAAACATATTATGACGAAGAAGGCAATGAGCAGCTATATACTTATAAAGCTACTATGAGCTTAACAGTTGTCGGCGTTTATGAATATGTTGCATCAAAAGGTACACCGGATATTACAACTGAAAACACTGTTACTGATCTGCTTTGTCCTTCTCAGACTTTTAATGCAGTTATCGGAGAAGACGATGATAAAACGGCTGTTATGCGCTTTGTTGTAAAGGATAAAGCGTCAACAGAAAAAGCAAAAGCATTAATCGAAAGCTTTGCGCTTGATAAATACGGCAGTGATCCGGATTATAATTATTCCGTTCTTGATATTCTTGATCAGTTGTCCTCGATAACTAATATTATTTCTGTTATAACCGGTTCTTTTGTTGTGATAGCAGCTATTTCGCTTCTTGTCGGTGGTATTGGACTTATGAATACCATGCTTGTAAGTGTAACAGAAAGAACTAAGGAAATAGGTATAAAGAAGGCTCTCGGCGCCAGAAACAGCTCTATCCGCACACAGTTTCTTTTTGAATCTGCAATGATTTGTCTTATAGCATGTGCTGTGGGTGTTTTTTTTGGAATGTTTTTCGGTATGATACTGGAATCTAATCTTGACAAGCTGTATGATCTTATTCCTAACGAAAGCTTTAAGTATTTCTTAAAGAATGCAGAAGTGCACGTTACACCATCGGTCAACGCAATTGTTATTTCAACCCTTTTCTCACTTGCAGTAGGTATTATATTTGGACTTTATCCTGCGAACAAGGGTGCCAGAATGCAGCCGGTCGATGCATTGAGATATGAATAG